A part of Paenarthrobacter sp. A20 genomic DNA contains:
- a CDS encoding septum formation family protein, translated as MLHRSKTVRTAAVLAMASLALAGCSLISSGDAKRDESGKPTESSKADAFKVKMGDCIANPDSQEVVDVTIIPCDQSHDLEAFALTNIDASTFPGDTEVGTQAEEYCGAQFATFVGLPFEESALEVTFLHPTSDSWKNGDREIVCLIGGSAGSATTGSLKGAAK; from the coding sequence ATGCTCCACCGTTCGAAAACCGTTCGGACTGCCGCCGTGCTGGCTATGGCATCACTGGCACTGGCCGGCTGTTCGTTGATCAGCAGCGGCGACGCCAAACGCGATGAATCCGGCAAGCCGACGGAGTCGTCCAAGGCCGACGCCTTCAAAGTGAAGATGGGCGACTGCATCGCCAACCCGGACAGCCAGGAAGTTGTGGATGTCACCATCATTCCGTGCGATCAGAGCCACGATTTGGAGGCCTTTGCACTGACAAACATCGACGCTTCAACGTTCCCCGGCGATACCGAGGTTGGCACCCAGGCTGAGGAATACTGTGGCGCACAGTTTGCGACGTTCGTTGGCTTGCCGTTCGAGGAATCCGCGCTGGAGGTCACCTTCCTCCATCCCACCAGCGACTCCTGGAAGAACGGCGACCGCGAGATCGTCTGCCTCATCGGTGGCTCCGCAGGATCCGCCACCACCGGGTCCTTGAAGGGCGCTGCCAAGTAG
- a CDS encoding ExeM/NucH family extracellular endonuclease: protein MHQQHWKLAAGTVLSVGLLAAPLTAAPAMAADEPSAPAGTSPVVINEAYLSGGSSGAAFKNKFVELYYSSDEPVSLAGWSLQYRSGTATAAPTGITPLTGSIPAKGYFLVQGATNSGTSTAPALPTADVQATGTLNPSGTTGTLILAKQSAAVSPLPSGSVTGNAAIADLLGYGASNTFETAVATAPTGNSDVKSLNRTNGVDTDSNAADFSLSTTITPTPSNGGTPPTDPGPQPGVKAIAEIQGTGAASPFVGSTVTTRGKVTAAYATGGFNGYYVQTPGSGGETAAAARTASDALFVYSPTTAGTVQPGDYVELTGVVSEFANQTQLTVEAAGFKKLTEAAPEVKSTPFVLPANEAARESLEGMLVAPQGDFTVTDNYSLNQYGEIGLAAGTSPLVQPTAVATYGSPEYAAVVADNALRGIKLDDGASTNFLKDATTKAQQLPYLTASDPVRVGSPAKFRTDVILGYGNNSWKFQPLAALSPANAETVQPAGFTATRPEGPADVGGSLKLASFNVLNYFPTTGDQLAGCVFYTDRDGNPITVKEGCNARGAANAENFERQQGKIVTAISKSGADVVSLEEIENSAQFGKNRDDALSKLVDALNVKTPGVWDYVRTPANAPPLSDEDMIRTAFIYKKAVAEPVGESIIHNDTVAFASARKPLAQVFKPVGGDDDKKFIAIVNHFKSKGSAATPDDTDKGQGASNIARTKQAESLLAFSKDLQASKGTDKVFLIGDFNAYSKEDPINVLTGAGYTDLEVGTGKHSYLFGGMVGSLDHILASPSAAEAVTGTDIWNINSVESVALEYSRYNNNVTNYYAGDEFRASDHDPVVVGLNLTTEEPETVDLQFLGINDFHGRIDSNTVLFAGTVEKLRAAAAPGATAFISAGDNIGASLFASSVAKDQPTIDVLNTLELQASAVGNHEFDGGWQDLRDRVIAGGTNAKFAYLGANVYQKGTTTPVLPEYKVLDMNGVRVAVIGTVTQEVPSLVTPAGITDLEFGDPVEAINRVAARIKAESLADLIIVENHDGAASGTPEGATLEQEVAAGGPFAKLVNETTPDVAAIFTGHTHKEYAWDAPVLDANGQPTGTTRPIVQTGNYGENVGSVTLTVDTASKSVTSYKAAVVDRTTETAESLVAAYPRVAAVKTIVDKALAQAAEIGNQPVGAVTADITTAFTPDPAGGAPKRDDRASESTLGNLVADSLVDTLKAPELGAAEIGVVNPGGLRNELYYAPDGTITYAEANAVLPFVNNLWTTSLTGAQFKTLLEQQWQTNADGTVPSRPYQQLGLSKNVNYTYDATRPAGDRITGIWVNGAVIDPAKQYKIGTFSFLATGGDNFRVFKEGSNTKDTGLVDRDAWIKYLQAHKPVSPDFARRSVAVANSTPAEVKAGESITLAVSKLDLTSIGSPANASLNAVFVDSKGAAVTLGSVPVTAGAATVNLKVPAAAAAGTGTLVLTAVESGTVVKALVKVAESGPNPPQCTPPVKPSKWYDIVGWLRYAFAWLEYQKCLRG from the coding sequence ATGCACCAACAACATTGGAAATTAGCAGCGGGAACGGTCCTGTCAGTGGGGTTGCTTGCCGCCCCACTGACGGCCGCGCCGGCCATGGCAGCGGATGAACCGTCCGCCCCCGCAGGCACATCGCCCGTGGTGATCAACGAGGCCTACCTCAGTGGCGGCAGCAGCGGTGCGGCCTTCAAGAACAAGTTCGTGGAACTCTACTATTCCTCGGATGAGCCGGTCAGCCTGGCCGGGTGGTCGTTGCAGTACCGGTCCGGCACAGCCACTGCAGCACCCACGGGGATCACTCCCCTCACGGGCAGCATCCCGGCGAAGGGCTATTTCCTGGTTCAGGGCGCCACCAACAGCGGAACGTCCACGGCGCCGGCACTTCCCACGGCCGATGTGCAGGCTACAGGCACTCTGAACCCCAGCGGAACCACTGGCACGCTGATCCTGGCCAAGCAGTCCGCCGCGGTGTCTCCCTTGCCGTCAGGTTCAGTGACGGGGAACGCGGCCATTGCCGACCTTCTGGGCTACGGCGCCTCCAACACCTTTGAGACCGCCGTTGCCACCGCCCCAACCGGCAACTCGGACGTCAAGAGCCTCAACCGCACCAACGGCGTGGACACTGACTCCAACGCCGCAGACTTCAGCCTCAGCACCACCATCACCCCTACGCCGTCCAATGGCGGAACTCCTCCCACCGACCCTGGGCCGCAACCCGGCGTCAAGGCCATCGCGGAGATCCAAGGGACCGGCGCGGCCAGCCCGTTCGTCGGCAGTACCGTGACCACGCGAGGCAAGGTCACAGCCGCTTACGCAACCGGCGGCTTCAACGGCTACTACGTCCAGACTCCCGGAAGTGGCGGCGAAACCGCGGCGGCGGCCAGGACGGCGTCGGACGCTTTGTTCGTCTATTCACCCACGACGGCAGGAACGGTCCAGCCGGGCGACTATGTGGAACTCACTGGTGTTGTCAGCGAGTTCGCCAACCAGACCCAGCTCACCGTTGAAGCTGCGGGGTTCAAGAAGCTCACGGAGGCCGCACCCGAGGTCAAATCCACACCGTTCGTCTTGCCGGCCAACGAGGCTGCCCGGGAAAGCCTCGAGGGCATGCTCGTTGCACCGCAGGGCGACTTCACTGTCACGGACAACTACTCCCTGAACCAGTACGGCGAGATTGGCCTGGCGGCCGGCACATCGCCCCTGGTACAGCCGACGGCGGTAGCCACCTACGGTTCGCCGGAGTACGCCGCGGTGGTTGCTGACAACGCGCTGCGCGGCATCAAGCTCGACGACGGCGCGTCCACCAACTTCCTCAAGGACGCCACCACCAAGGCCCAGCAGTTACCGTACCTGACTGCGTCCGACCCCGTACGTGTGGGCTCGCCCGCGAAGTTCCGGACCGACGTCATTTTGGGTTATGGCAACAACTCCTGGAAATTCCAGCCCCTCGCCGCCCTGAGCCCGGCCAACGCTGAGACGGTCCAGCCGGCAGGCTTCACCGCCACACGGCCCGAGGGCCCCGCTGACGTAGGCGGCAGCCTCAAGCTCGCTTCCTTCAATGTGCTCAACTACTTCCCCACCACCGGTGACCAGCTTGCCGGCTGCGTCTTCTACACCGACCGCGATGGCAACCCCATCACGGTCAAGGAAGGCTGCAACGCCCGCGGCGCTGCCAACGCGGAGAACTTCGAGCGCCAGCAGGGCAAGATCGTCACGGCCATCAGCAAGTCCGGCGCCGATGTCGTGTCCCTCGAAGAGATCGAGAACTCGGCGCAGTTCGGCAAGAACCGTGACGACGCGTTGTCCAAGCTCGTGGACGCCCTCAACGTCAAGACGCCTGGCGTGTGGGACTACGTGCGCACACCCGCCAATGCTCCCCCGCTGAGCGATGAAGACATGATCAGAACTGCGTTCATCTACAAGAAGGCCGTGGCCGAGCCCGTTGGCGAGTCCATCATCCACAACGACACCGTGGCCTTCGCGAGTGCCCGCAAGCCGCTGGCGCAGGTTTTCAAGCCGGTTGGCGGAGACGATGACAAGAAGTTCATCGCGATAGTGAACCACTTCAAGTCCAAGGGCTCCGCGGCCACACCGGACGACACGGACAAGGGCCAGGGCGCCTCGAATATCGCCCGCACCAAGCAGGCCGAATCGCTGCTTGCCTTCTCCAAGGACCTCCAAGCCTCAAAGGGTACTGACAAGGTCTTCCTGATCGGTGACTTCAACGCCTACTCCAAGGAAGACCCCATCAACGTCCTCACGGGCGCCGGCTACACCGATCTGGAAGTGGGTACGGGCAAGCACTCATACCTCTTCGGCGGCATGGTGGGTTCCCTGGACCACATCCTTGCTTCCCCGTCCGCCGCTGAGGCCGTCACGGGAACCGACATCTGGAACATCAACTCCGTGGAGTCCGTAGCGCTGGAGTACAGCAGGTATAACAACAATGTGACCAACTACTATGCCGGGGACGAGTTCCGGGCCAGCGACCACGACCCCGTCGTGGTGGGCCTGAACCTGACCACCGAGGAACCGGAAACCGTTGACCTGCAGTTCCTGGGCATCAACGACTTCCACGGCCGGATCGATTCCAACACGGTCCTCTTCGCGGGCACCGTGGAGAAGCTTCGTGCGGCAGCCGCCCCCGGTGCGACGGCCTTCATCTCCGCCGGTGACAACATCGGAGCTTCGCTCTTCGCTTCATCCGTAGCGAAGGACCAGCCCACCATCGACGTCCTGAACACCCTTGAACTCCAGGCTTCCGCTGTGGGCAACCACGAATTCGACGGCGGCTGGCAGGACCTGCGCGACCGTGTCATTGCGGGAGGCACCAACGCCAAGTTCGCCTACCTTGGTGCGAACGTCTACCAAAAGGGCACCACCACTCCGGTCTTGCCGGAGTACAAGGTCCTGGATATGAACGGCGTGCGCGTAGCCGTTATCGGCACGGTCACGCAGGAAGTTCCTTCCTTGGTAACCCCTGCCGGAATCACGGATCTCGAGTTCGGTGATCCGGTGGAAGCCATCAACCGGGTAGCGGCCAGGATCAAGGCTGAAAGCCTGGCTGACCTGATCATCGTGGAAAACCACGACGGCGCTGCTTCCGGAACGCCCGAGGGCGCCACCCTGGAGCAGGAAGTTGCTGCCGGTGGACCATTCGCCAAGCTCGTCAACGAAACCACTCCTGATGTCGCGGCGATCTTCACCGGGCACACGCACAAGGAATACGCCTGGGATGCCCCGGTCCTGGACGCCAATGGCCAGCCGACCGGCACGACGCGCCCCATCGTTCAGACAGGCAACTACGGTGAGAACGTGGGTAGCGTGACGCTCACCGTGGACACTGCAAGCAAGTCGGTGACGTCGTACAAAGCCGCGGTCGTGGACCGGACCACGGAGACGGCCGAAAGCCTCGTTGCTGCCTACCCGCGGGTGGCGGCAGTGAAAACCATCGTGGACAAGGCCCTTGCGCAGGCTGCGGAGATCGGCAACCAGCCGGTCGGCGCAGTCACCGCTGATATCACCACGGCGTTCACCCCGGATCCGGCCGGCGGCGCCCCCAAGCGGGACGATCGCGCGAGTGAGTCCACCTTGGGCAACCTTGTGGCGGACTCGCTGGTGGACACGCTCAAGGCTCCTGAGCTGGGCGCGGCGGAGATCGGCGTCGTGAATCCCGGTGGCCTGCGTAACGAGCTGTACTACGCGCCGGACGGCACCATCACGTACGCCGAGGCCAACGCGGTCCTGCCGTTCGTGAACAACTTGTGGACCACGTCCTTGACGGGTGCTCAGTTCAAGACGCTCCTAGAGCAGCAGTGGCAGACCAACGCCGACGGCACCGTTCCCAGCCGCCCCTACCAGCAGCTGGGACTGTCCAAGAACGTGAACTACACCTACGACGCCACACGTCCCGCGGGTGACCGCATCACCGGCATCTGGGTGAACGGCGCTGTGATCGACCCCGCCAAGCAGTACAAGATCGGCACCTTCAGCTTCCTTGCCACCGGCGGTGACAACTTCCGGGTGTTCAAGGAAGGCAGCAACACGAAGGACACCGGTTTGGTGGATCGTGATGCGTGGATCAAGTACCTGCAGGCACACAAGCCCGTGTCTCCGGACTTCGCGCGCCGTTCTGTTGCCGTGGCCAACTCCACGCCGGCTGAGGTCAAGGCCGGAGAGTCCATCACGCTGGCCGTCTCCAAGCTCGACCTGACCTCCATCGGCAGCCCGGCAAACGCGTCGCTCAACGCCGTCTTCGTGGACAGCAAGGGCGCGGCGGTGACGCTTGGATCCGTCCCGGTCACAGCTGGTGCGGCCACAGTGAACCTCAAGGTTCCCGCGGCGGCAGCTGCAGGGACGGGCACACTGGTGCTGACCGCCGTCGAATCCGGGACCGTCGTGAAGGCCCTGGTGAAGGTGGCTGAGAGCGGACCCAACCCGCCGCAGTGCACTCCCCCGGTGAAGCCGTCCAAGTGGTACGACATCGTGGGCTGGCTACGGTACGCCTTTGCGTGGTTGGAGTACCAGAAGTGCTTGAGGGGCTGA
- a CDS encoding transposase family protein, whose translation MATRREITKKYAADYAKSSKNAKGLVLDELVAVTGWSRANARRALSTARKRKGPARVAVRKPRGRTYGYDTLKVLIGVWRLAGMPSGKYLAATMDLWLPKLEAFGELDTKRLTPAVRVQLMQVSGATIDRLLKPTKDADKPKGLSATKAGPLLRNSITVRKAGDEHEQLPGFIEADLVVHCGPTLTGEFARTLTATDVFTGWTENVAVRNGAHVWVLAAMDEVVARLPFPLVGLDTDNGGEFINYAMIEWAGKKDIYFTRARPYKSNDNAHVEQKNGDVVRRHAFHYRYDTAAELKLLNALYALVRIRLNLFTATTKAIGWRSNKHGKKTRIYDKPRTPYHRVIDSGILTEAKATELAELMETTNPAELTRGITRIQTQLIALAAEKTQALEASITRAEITEARTTLSRAS comes from the coding sequence ATGGCAACGCGTAGGGAAATCACGAAGAAGTACGCAGCCGATTATGCGAAGTCGTCGAAGAATGCCAAGGGATTGGTTCTGGACGAGCTGGTCGCCGTCACGGGCTGGTCCAGGGCCAATGCCCGGCGGGCGCTTTCCACAGCGCGCAAGCGCAAGGGCCCTGCGAGGGTGGCGGTACGGAAGCCTCGGGGACGAACCTATGGCTATGACACGCTTAAAGTCCTGATCGGTGTGTGGCGGCTGGCGGGGATGCCCTCGGGCAAATATCTGGCCGCGACCATGGACCTGTGGCTACCGAAGCTCGAAGCGTTTGGTGAACTCGACACCAAGAGACTGACACCGGCTGTCAGAGTGCAGTTGATGCAGGTCTCCGGGGCCACGATCGACCGGCTCCTCAAACCCACCAAGGACGCGGACAAACCCAAAGGGCTCTCCGCGACGAAGGCCGGGCCACTGCTGCGTAATTCGATCACGGTCCGTAAGGCCGGCGACGAGCACGAACAGCTCCCGGGTTTCATCGAGGCGGACCTGGTCGTCCATTGCGGCCCCACCCTGACTGGGGAATTCGCACGAACCCTGACCGCCACGGACGTGTTCACCGGCTGGACCGAGAACGTGGCCGTCCGAAACGGGGCGCACGTCTGGGTCCTTGCGGCCATGGATGAGGTCGTGGCACGACTACCGTTTCCCTTGGTGGGGCTTGATACCGACAACGGCGGGGAATTCATCAACTACGCCATGATCGAGTGGGCCGGGAAGAAGGACATCTACTTCACCCGTGCACGGCCGTATAAGTCCAACGACAATGCTCACGTCGAGCAGAAAAACGGTGACGTCGTGCGCCGGCACGCCTTCCACTACAGGTACGACACGGCGGCCGAACTGAAGCTCCTCAACGCCCTCTACGCCTTGGTCCGGATCCGCCTCAACCTCTTTACCGCGACCACCAAAGCCATCGGCTGGCGCTCAAACAAACACGGCAAAAAGACCCGGATCTATGACAAACCACGGACCCCATACCACCGCGTCATCGACTCCGGGATCCTCACCGAGGCCAAAGCGACCGAACTTGCCGAACTAATGGAGACCACCAACCCGGCCGAACTCACCCGCGGCATCACCAGAATCCAAACCCAGCTCATCGCCCTCGCCGCCGAGAAAACACAGGCTCTGGAAGCCTCAATCACGCGAGCAGAAATAACTGAGGCACGCACAACACTTTCGCGAGCATCTTGA
- a CDS encoding VOC family protein, with protein sequence MPKPDITPGAPCWIDLMTSDTEKAKAFYTALFGWTYETGDQEKYGGYITASKEGRMVAGIMAKQADMGAMPDVWSTYLRTDDIKATTEAAAANGGQVYLEPMEVPEQGSMAMYGDSSGASIGAWQFGGMNGYEVAAEAGAPAWHELLSKDYESAVTFYQKVFGWDTEVMSDTPEFRYTTLGSGDDAKAGIMDASGFLPEQVPSMWSVYFAVEDTDATVEQAAALGATVTQPAEDTPFGRLATLSDPTGAVFKVIQDLGQTA encoded by the coding sequence ATGCCTAAGCCTGACATCACTCCCGGCGCACCCTGCTGGATTGATCTGATGACGTCCGATACGGAAAAGGCCAAGGCCTTCTACACTGCCCTTTTTGGCTGGACCTACGAGACCGGCGACCAGGAAAAGTACGGCGGCTACATCACGGCGTCGAAGGAAGGCCGGATGGTTGCAGGCATCATGGCGAAGCAGGCGGACATGGGTGCCATGCCGGATGTCTGGTCCACCTACCTGCGCACCGATGACATCAAGGCAACCACCGAGGCAGCTGCCGCCAACGGAGGCCAGGTGTACTTGGAACCCATGGAAGTCCCGGAGCAAGGCAGCATGGCCATGTACGGGGACTCCTCAGGCGCTTCCATTGGAGCCTGGCAGTTCGGTGGCATGAACGGCTACGAGGTGGCGGCCGAGGCGGGGGCTCCCGCGTGGCATGAGCTCCTTTCCAAGGATTACGAGTCCGCTGTCACCTTCTACCAGAAGGTCTTCGGCTGGGACACGGAAGTCATGAGCGACACTCCGGAATTCCGCTACACAACTCTTGGCTCCGGCGACGACGCCAAGGCAGGCATCATGGACGCCTCCGGCTTCCTGCCCGAGCAGGTCCCGTCCATGTGGAGCGTGTACTTCGCCGTGGAGGACACGGACGCGACCGTGGAGCAAGCCGCGGCCCTCGGTGCCACCGTCACGCAGCCGGCGGAGGACACTCCGTTCGGGCGGCTGGCTACGTTGTCGGACCCGACAGGCGCCGTCTTCAAGGTGATCCAGGATTTGGGACAGACAGCCTAG
- a CDS encoding FAD/NAD(P)-binding protein — translation MDESQTNRVALIGAGPRGTSVLERLLANWAAETPESTALHIHVVDPFPAGSGHVWQPEQSRLYLMNTQSFYPTLIPEEPGLAQPLTGGSFDQWREARRRDGEGLNAAEKAELAVLDSHDFPSRALYGRYLRQTLEGLLNRLPDGVEVTFHETLAVAARPVKDGFDVELANGASLTVGSVVLALGHIESRLNPEQRSFKRAADEQGLLYFPPAPPADVDWQAVPDNEPVLVRGMGLNFFDVVGQLTEGRGGTFVDAGVPGAGVLEYRASGREPKIIAASRRGTPYRAKAGLDGYYPRSITMRYLTEDAVDRFRAAGIQPGFDHDLWPLLHRDALWAYYSTLARSQPTAIKDPAQFLADLEDALQPHAHTTTHWEGSVGDLVEKHVVSSRRLNLRGLAAPLAGRTFASRGELDAAITAYLDDDARRSALGEADPVKMAIGALHTGRAILKSVVADGGITDESWLAGLRGWFESFVEGLASGAPALRSEQLAALARAGVVSFVGPDPKFSVDRGERVFRAVSPWVHDAPVEAPTLIEAMSPANRVGMNVSPLLEQLMADGLVRTKIMMGGEGAPVQTTGLDVEPHPYRPVAANGSVTKHLFVLGLQLSATQWGTAIAAEARPRTGPAYASGQRTLRDADEIARSILAR, via the coding sequence GTGGATGAATCGCAAACCAACCGTGTTGCCCTGATTGGGGCCGGCCCTCGGGGCACCAGTGTCCTTGAGAGGCTGCTTGCGAACTGGGCCGCGGAGACACCTGAATCGACCGCCCTGCACATCCATGTCGTGGATCCTTTCCCGGCCGGTTCGGGCCATGTGTGGCAGCCGGAGCAGTCGCGCCTGTATCTGATGAACACCCAGTCCTTCTACCCGACGCTCATCCCTGAGGAACCCGGGCTTGCCCAGCCGTTGACGGGTGGTTCGTTCGACCAGTGGCGTGAGGCCCGGCGTCGTGATGGTGAGGGCCTGAACGCCGCCGAAAAGGCGGAGCTGGCTGTCCTGGACTCGCACGACTTCCCCAGCCGGGCGCTGTACGGACGGTACTTGAGGCAAACCCTGGAGGGGCTGCTGAACCGGCTGCCCGACGGCGTTGAGGTCACCTTCCACGAGACCCTCGCCGTGGCTGCCCGGCCTGTGAAGGACGGGTTCGACGTCGAACTGGCCAACGGTGCGTCCCTCACCGTCGGCTCCGTGGTCCTCGCGCTGGGACATATCGAGTCCCGCCTGAATCCCGAGCAGCGCTCTTTCAAGAGGGCCGCAGACGAACAGGGGCTGTTGTACTTCCCGCCCGCGCCGCCAGCGGACGTGGACTGGCAGGCCGTGCCGGACAACGAGCCAGTACTGGTCCGCGGTATGGGGCTGAACTTCTTCGACGTGGTGGGGCAGTTGACCGAAGGTCGGGGAGGCACGTTCGTTGATGCGGGTGTGCCTGGGGCCGGTGTGCTGGAGTACCGGGCATCGGGCCGGGAGCCGAAGATCATCGCCGCCTCCCGCAGGGGCACGCCGTACCGGGCCAAAGCGGGCCTGGACGGCTACTATCCACGCAGCATCACCATGCGTTACCTGACCGAAGACGCCGTGGACCGGTTCCGCGCGGCCGGAATCCAACCGGGCTTTGACCACGACCTCTGGCCACTGCTTCACCGCGACGCGCTGTGGGCCTATTATTCAACGCTGGCCCGGTCCCAGCCCACGGCAATAAAGGACCCTGCCCAGTTCCTCGCTGATCTTGAGGACGCACTCCAGCCGCATGCGCACACCACCACGCATTGGGAGGGCAGCGTGGGCGATCTCGTCGAAAAGCACGTCGTTTCCTCCCGCCGGTTGAACCTCCGTGGACTTGCTGCACCGCTGGCAGGACGCACCTTTGCCTCCCGGGGTGAGCTGGACGCGGCCATTACCGCGTACCTGGATGATGATGCCCGGCGATCGGCCCTTGGCGAAGCGGACCCGGTCAAGATGGCCATCGGCGCCCTGCACACCGGCCGGGCAATCCTCAAGTCGGTGGTGGCAGACGGCGGCATTACGGACGAGTCATGGCTCGCAGGGTTGCGGGGCTGGTTCGAGTCCTTCGTTGAAGGACTGGCCAGCGGAGCGCCTGCGCTGCGCTCGGAGCAGTTGGCCGCCTTGGCGCGTGCCGGCGTCGTGAGTTTTGTCGGACCGGACCCGAAGTTCAGCGTGGACAGGGGCGAAAGGGTGTTCCGGGCGGTTTCGCCGTGGGTACACGATGCGCCGGTTGAGGCGCCGACGCTCATCGAGGCGATGTCGCCGGCAAACAGGGTGGGCATGAACGTCTCCCCGCTGCTGGAGCAACTGATGGCTGATGGCTTGGTGCGTACCAAAATCATGATGGGCGGTGAGGGCGCGCCCGTGCAGACCACAGGCCTGGACGTGGAACCGCATCCCTACCGGCCGGTGGCTGCGAACGGATCCGTCACAAAACACCTGTTTGTTTTGGGCCTTCAACTTTCTGCGACGCAATGGGGCACGGCCATTGCCGCGGAAGCCCGGCCGCGGACCGGACCGGCCTACGCCAGCGGACAGCGGACCCTCCGCGACGCCGATGAGATCGCCCGTAGCATTCTGGCCCGATAG
- the cycA gene encoding D-serine/D-alanine/glycine transporter has product MTIHPSTGNDSPHLERQLSNRHIQLIAIGGAIGTGLFMGSGKTISAAGPSVIFVYMIIGFMLFFVMRAMGELLLSNLNYKSFSDFAADLLGPWAGFFTGWTYWFCWVITGIADVIAIAGYSQELWPSLPLWVPGLITIGILLLLNLATVKAFGETEFWFALIKIVAIAALIIVGLFMIFSGFQSDAGPASFTNLWSHGGFFPNEFMGFVAGFQIAVFAFVGIELVGTTAAEAKDPEKNLPKAINSIPIRVLLFYVGALIILMSVTPWTQFAAGHSPFIAMFSLAGLGAAATMVNLVVLTSAMSSANSGIYSTSRMVFGLAQEGDAPKVFGALSGRKVPRNALFLSCVLLLSGVVLMYAGSDIGKAFDMVTTVSAVCFVFVWSIILASYLAFRKRRPHLHDSSAFKMPGGVVMVWVVFAFFAFVLWTLTTQPDTLAALLATPAWFLMLGIAWAILRRRPAHLARYAAFQAELQRDADRVQELEPANK; this is encoded by the coding sequence TTGACGATTCATCCTTCCACCGGTAACGATTCACCCCATCTTGAGCGTCAGCTCAGCAACCGCCACATCCAGCTCATCGCCATTGGCGGAGCGATTGGCACCGGCCTTTTCATGGGCTCCGGAAAGACCATCTCCGCTGCAGGCCCTTCCGTCATTTTCGTGTACATGATCATCGGCTTCATGCTGTTCTTCGTCATGCGCGCCATGGGTGAACTGCTGCTGAGCAACCTGAACTACAAATCCTTCAGCGATTTCGCTGCTGACCTGCTCGGCCCTTGGGCCGGGTTCTTCACCGGCTGGACGTACTGGTTCTGCTGGGTCATTACGGGCATCGCCGACGTGATCGCGATCGCCGGGTACTCCCAGGAACTCTGGCCGTCCCTTCCGCTGTGGGTGCCCGGCCTGATCACGATCGGCATCCTCCTGCTCCTGAACCTTGCCACGGTAAAAGCCTTCGGCGAGACCGAGTTCTGGTTTGCCCTCATCAAGATCGTGGCCATTGCAGCACTCATCATTGTTGGCTTGTTCATGATTTTCAGCGGCTTCCAGTCCGACGCCGGACCGGCCAGCTTCACCAACCTGTGGAGCCACGGCGGTTTCTTCCCCAACGAGTTCATGGGCTTCGTTGCGGGCTTCCAGATCGCGGTCTTCGCCTTCGTGGGCATTGAACTGGTGGGAACCACCGCCGCTGAGGCCAAGGACCCGGAGAAGAACCTGCCCAAGGCCATCAACTCCATTCCCATCCGCGTCCTGCTCTTCTACGTGGGCGCCCTCATCATCCTCATGTCAGTCACCCCGTGGACCCAGTTCGCTGCCGGCCACAGCCCGTTCATTGCCATGTTCTCGCTCGCTGGCCTCGGCGCAGCGGCCACCATGGTCAACCTCGTGGTGCTGACCTCCGCCATGTCCTCGGCCAACTCGGGCATCTACTCCACGTCCCGCATGGTGTTCGGGCTGGCGCAGGAAGGCGACGCCCCCAAAGTGTTCGGCGCGCTCTCAGGACGCAAAGTACCCCGCAACGCCCTGTTCCTGTCCTGTGTCCTGCTGCTGTCCGGCGTCGTGCTCATGTACGCGGGCTCGGACATTGGCAAGGCGTTCGACATGGTGACCACAGTGTCCGCGGTCTGCTTCGTTTTCGTGTGGTCCATCATCCTGGCCAGCTACCTGGCCTTCCGGAAGCGCCGACCACACCTGCACGACTCCTCGGCCTTCAAGATGCCTGGCGGGGTGGTGATGGTGTGGGTAGTGTTCGCCTTCTTTGCCTTCGTGCTGTGGACGCTGACCACGCAGCCGGACACGCTCGCGGCCCTGCTCGCTACTCCCGCGTGGTTCCTGATGTTGGGCATCGCGTGGGCGATCCTCCGCCGCCGTCCCGCACATCTGGCCCGCTACGCGGCGTTCCAGGCAGAACTGCAGCGGGACGCGGACAGGGTCCAGGAGCTGGAACCGGCAAACAAGTAA